acaccacaaggttacaaagttgtgggcgtaccgctcacatacctaatctttccaaccgaaacaacgagaaaattgtacgagatgttcaaaacaactatacatacatgtatacaaaatactcacctagatacatcggtgtgcaaggactacagggaactccagttaaccaagcggaaacgatccattcaacaggaagttacattcttGCTCAACACTCCCTCGGAAGACTCAGAAAAACGtctgtacagcatttcgtacgcctgggggccaataagaatgggatatcaacaggcaatcaggatcaacgagaaggaccggagtgtaaattacaacgccactatatacataatatacaaaccagACGAAAACACTCAGTTAACCGcccactttcgtctcaaagacgatgatccacttcctcaaggatcagaattcgaatacatcgttgaccaaacaataagaatccagaacagtaatatctgtatcacggaaggagaagcaggccgactaattgttgctaaatgctcagaattttcaacacggtggattctagatcaacaaaaccatcaattaatttcacaagaatcgtatctctgtattacactaggaacataccaagctatcatattgacagaatgcagagatgataagaacagcgtaacacaaaaatggatctttgaaactgtcaacaccaatccagacatcatagaaaatttcccagacacaactttagcagaaatgcaggaaattcaacaagaacaacggaaggcaatcacaaccacgattaattcgccgctatttggaggaattttaaaaactaatcacggtagcggaaatataatctgggatatgattgcctggggcctattgaaaaacggaaaaacaccaaacgaaaaatgtctaacacaccatggagtaaacaaacaaatgacattagaagaatgcgacaaagagtggccgcaatgtcaagaagaactaagaaaactaattaacagcaacgatccattagtacaatcacaaacaatggtagccaactgtagcaaagcaacagaacgaggacaagctttcgaatatacatctgatttcaccatcagaccgttcaacacaaacacctgtatcaaagccaatacgacaatgctagtACTTCAAGAGTGCGCTagcaccagctcaatctggggcacatttgagcacacaggacagctcatggcaacagatagaactgggctacattcaccctcatcagacaggaagtgtctcacacagagagtaggacgggtgaccctggggcattgtcacagctccagccaaaaacagcactttaactttgaatatcgcaacccacaccaaatacggactctctcagcggcagccatcatagcactgcacactaaacagccattggacgggaaaacactcccaaccataccaccactaatgaaaagagaggataacaaccaatcagagaacagcaaaactttggccacaccccctgccacgcccacaacagaaaaacacacaacaacgacaagcgttacaacgacaagcgttacaacgactacaaagcccacaataaaaaccacactgggaacaacagcaaaaacaacagtaaaaagcactacgacaattaaaccagttacaagcacagcagctagcaaacccaccacaacacagaaagtgacaactaaacccagtatgacatcaacgtcaacaaaacccaccacaactacaaaaccaataatcacatcgacaagcactaaacccaccactactactagacctacggcaactgctaagataacttcaacttcaacaaccactacaactacaaaacttacgacaacaacaacaatggccactacaacaagttccacaacaacagagaaaacaacaacgcctactacgacaagttccacaacaacagcgacaacaacgacgcaCCAGCCAAGCTCAATAACGCCGAGCACAAAAACAGTAATCGAAAGTTCGACTACCCAACAATCATCAACACATACTGCCGGAGTAACCCCTTTAGCACTAACGggaacaacgtctacaacagaaggaactcaaattcaggccatcgaagAAAGCAGTATTCGAAACTTGCCGTTAGCTgattctttgataatttcaatggatcaaaaagctgaagatacatcaaacaatgaaaatttagaagccgatttacccaaaaacattgaagaattcaacgacaaaattaaatacgaaataagtaaaatgcacgaccaatataagataagcatcgaaactgaacacgaaaacaagttggcaaaagaaattcgggacgtttattgtcaactatcagcaatcaaaagaacacaagcagttatattagcccaaaccaacggaattttagcagcagcagcagtaggtttaccaatctgcacaagactacaaggcttcggtcaagcaatgacacttcaacaatgcgaggcaaaaagaatttttatatcagcaaacgaaaccaaatgtggatttcagccgttttttacttacgaaggaaaaaactgtacgattggaacagatggatggtcaattcatccatattctgattgtttctggaaaacacctttggtaaatttaaatggaaatccacacacatgggaacacaattctacgacaggagattggatacgccagacacctagcattcacatgcctaatttagacctcatttcagaatttgaagaactccatcttaacgatttcgacttcgcgctgaaaagccatccagcacacgagacgatggaaatggaacaattaaatattctaaatgacctagttggcagaatgcaagaaggcaactccaattctgttggagacattgtaatgtcagaacaacaagataatcaaataggaaacatgttctcatggttcgacaaactaaaaataattggtCTATCAGCGATAGGATTTGTactattcctcgtatgtttacgcatcttcattatttgcaaccccatctcgaagataaaagaacatatccgcagaaaacggaactttacaaccagatacgatgatggcgtagaggaagaacacgaactcgcatcaatgataccggcacgagaaacaaattaccattcggaaatagcaatcgaacaaccgttcctAAGAACAACCGCCCCTGCACAactaacaacagaaagacaaggtcaaatgcgccctccccgaccaagtgcaccaaattcattaatttaccCCTCTATCGAAACAACTGACACAATCAcacgatgtacaggaaaacacaccatgtgcacttacgtcgtcggatatggcatggtttgggaagacctatgccgTTGCATGTCCGAAACAGACAATAGTAATTCAGccagaaagtaaaagtcccaaggtcattgaaattaaaagtagccactaaacataatccctgacaaatttaattaattacaaaataaattagctcccagaaaataacacacttatcagcattttttttttcttcccgaCCACTTaggtgatttttaaaatatatcccATACTCgtaactttatagtaaaacaaagaGTAGAGACAAAACccgaataacaattttgtattccaaaCTAACATGaactaaaaaattcaaaatagaaacctttgggatagacaaaacaaaaattacaaacccaaataacattttttttttcctcgactaaaaaaaaaaaaaaaaaaaaaaaaaaaaaaaaaaaaagtcaataacaaaatcatcgGAGAAAAAGCAGTGTAGTGTAACAAAGAACGACAGAAACTaacgcacgaagaaaaagaaagacgcaagaacccctataagaaaagacaatgactTAAAAAGGAAGATAGAAAGTTCAAAATGTAACGGTATATTCATCAATTCGCCCCACGGCGAAATAGAAGACGGAACAcattaaaatagaagaaactacctgttttgaaattaagaagaggggaacaagaatttatgaaaaactcTGCAAAAGAAGACTTTTCAAAAAACTAACCTCTTCCCAGTGTTTCAACGACATAATTCAGACAAAGTTCTACAAAGAAAAGTGCCATCACAAGTCAACCTTTActctaaaaatggaaaacaacaacatcactcAGGATAACGCAATGGACGTAACCATCATCccacaagaggaaaaagaatacgAATTAATATACATTAGTGATACTGAAAGTGAGAATAGCCAGCAGGagtacaaagaaaaggaaagtgctAAAAATGCAGATGTGAACAAGCAGATAGTGAAAAATGTGGAATGGAACGGAATCAAAACcgagaaaaacgatttttccgaactagagagaaaaaggaaagacatcAGTGAATCAAGTGACGACGACACTGAGGAGGTAAATGCCTATAGTGAAATGGAACCCGATCTGGATAGTACCTACAGTACCGAAtttatattggaaaataacagtgacaccGGTTTCCAATATGACCCACCCCACGGTACCGAATTGGAAAATGTTAGTGACACCGACCTCCAATGTGAACCGCCCAAAAAACGGAGCAGACCGAATAACcaacaaagggaaacagaaaCATGCAAGAACTGTAGGATGAAGACAATAGCACCCCTTTCAACAGAACAAGCAGAGAAGATTCAACTGCACCGACAGGCTACTATTGACTTGGAAGACGGAAAACTTTGTCTATcaatgatggaagctacactaCCAACTATAAGAAGATGCATCCAAAAAAGATTAGAATCGCTAGGATGTTGGCCACGACAAAAAATGGCCATATTCCTTAATAAAAGATACGAGGATGGACGTACCCTGCTCCACACCAGTATACAAAAAGTAAGGTACGACATAACTGATGCTCTACTTGCCTATGGGGCAAACCCCGAGATAATGTATCGAGGCAGCACAATTGGACACATGGCAGCGGAAAATAACGACTTATTCCTGGTAAGGATACTAAAACACCACAACTGCGAGTTCACAAATCGCAATAAAGACGGAGAAACCCCGCTAATGACAGCAATATCACACGAACATGAGGAATGCGCACGCCTAATTTCGACACCAACAAACATCAAAATAGCAACCAGCAAGGGCAGAACCATCTTGCATTACCTCGCCAGATATGGACTCGAAGACTTGGCTACGCAAATCtgtacaaaaagaataattgacGTCAACCAGCAAGACGAAACGGGCACAACTGCCTTACACGAAGCAGTGAAATATAAACGACTGGACATGATCGAATTACTGCTTCTACATGGAGcagataaaaagataaaagacaaCCGTGGACATACGGCTGTAGCAAATAATAACAGCACAAACATACAATAATCAAGACAAAGGTGGAACGAGTTATTCAACCATAGTCATCATTAGTATTCATAGAAGCAGCTGTAGTTGGtgacggaaaaagaagaaggagaacaatTTCTGTTAAAAATtcaggtgaaggaacaagttttttatattatccGTAAAACAATAGTCGGTGatggaaacacacacattggaggaccaattcttctcatcg
This genomic stretch from Daphnia carinata strain CSIRO-1 chromosome 4, CSIRO_AGI_Dcar_HiC_V3, whole genome shotgun sequence harbors:
- the LOC130687589 gene encoding ankyrin repeat domain-containing protein 1-like, which encodes MENNNITQDNAMDVTIIPQEEKEYELIYISDTESENSQQEYKEKESAKNADVNKQIVKNVEWNGIKTEKNDFSELERKRKDISESSDDDTEEVNAYSEMEPDLDSTYSTEFILENNSDTGFQYDPPHGTELENVSDTDLQCEPPKKRSRPNNQQRETETCKNCRMKTIAPLSTEQAEKIQLHRQATIDLEDGKLCLSMMEATLPTIRRCIQKRLESLGCWPRQKMAIFLNKRYEDGRTLLHTSIQKVRYDITDALLAYGANPEIMYRGSTIGHMAAENNDLFLVRILKHHNCEFTNRNKDGETPLMTAISHEHEECARLISTPTNIKIATSKGRTILHYLARYGLEDLATQICTKRIIDVNQQDETGTTALHEAVKYKRLDMIELLLLHGADKKIKDNRGHTAVANNNSTNIQ